In the Methanoregula sp. genome, one interval contains:
- a CDS encoding cation:proton antiporter: MDVILAVVCLGLLAIVLLYAGQRLGIPSIVMFLLIGILAGPYALSIVEDQSTIETIGEIGVILLLFTIGLEFSFEKLLGAWRVVIFGGVMQVVTTIVAASAIMYFARGLQFQEAVFFGFLVSLSSTAIVMKILQERGDVETVSGRTLLGILIFQDLAIIPMILLTPFMMGSTGTSSSTLPFLAGKIVLIFVVLIVSARWIVPFVLRKVTGQKSRELFIFTVAGICFAVAYLTNMAGLSYSLGAFVAGLIIGESEYSIDAVSNIIPFRDVFAAIFFMSIGMLLDTSVLLSHYEIIATLIIVIVGVKVVTGSFSAVILGMPVRVAVFVGLALAQIGEFSFVLAKSALGSNLIGTGPYQYFLASAIITMALTPFLMSTAKPLTGLIFRIFPSLKQVHETEAGEIKPDERPANHIVIVGYGMTGKSVARAAELAAIPYTVIDLDPEVVEREHTPGGCRNIIFGDAIHEEILEHAGIRKARALVVVISEQNVVPAIIHLARSLAPDLYIIVRTRHVSEVQHLLDIGADEVIPEEFETSVSIFACVLAKYAMAENEIDLLTKKIRQSGHQGFNRATAPCLNGREIPSELSADLRIHTATIAAGSPLIGKTLKELDTRNRYTIMILAIRRGDVTITSPEPDFQLESEDLLVLNATDDGFRQFRSEVLEKK, from the coding sequence ATGGATGTAATTCTGGCGGTTGTCTGCCTCGGGCTGCTTGCGATCGTCCTTTTGTATGCAGGCCAGCGGCTAGGGATTCCGAGCATCGTCATGTTTCTTCTCATCGGGATCCTGGCCGGGCCCTATGCCCTTTCCATTGTCGAAGACCAGTCCACCATTGAGACAATCGGCGAGATTGGCGTCATCCTTCTGCTCTTTACCATTGGTCTTGAATTTTCGTTTGAGAAACTTCTCGGGGCGTGGCGTGTTGTGATCTTCGGAGGTGTGATGCAGGTCGTGACAACGATTGTCGCAGCCTCTGCCATCATGTACTTTGCACGAGGCCTCCAGTTCCAGGAAGCGGTCTTCTTCGGGTTCCTTGTCTCGCTCTCCAGCACAGCCATTGTCATGAAGATCCTCCAGGAGCGCGGGGATGTAGAAACCGTGTCGGGAAGGACGCTGCTTGGGATCCTCATCTTCCAGGATCTCGCCATTATTCCTATGATCCTCCTCACGCCGTTCATGATGGGCAGCACCGGCACGTCTTCTTCCACTCTGCCGTTCCTTGCAGGAAAGATCGTTCTCATCTTTGTTGTCCTGATCGTATCCGCCCGCTGGATTGTACCCTTTGTCCTGCGCAAAGTAACCGGTCAGAAGAGCCGGGAGCTCTTCATCTTCACGGTTGCCGGGATCTGTTTTGCGGTTGCCTATCTCACGAATATGGCCGGGCTTTCCTATTCGCTTGGAGCGTTTGTCGCCGGCCTCATCATCGGCGAGTCCGAGTACAGCATCGATGCGGTCAGTAACATCATCCCGTTCCGGGATGTCTTTGCCGCGATCTTTTTCATGTCGATTGGGATGCTCCTCGACACCAGCGTTCTTCTCTCACACTACGAGATCATTGCAACGCTCATCATTGTTATTGTCGGGGTCAAGGTTGTAACGGGATCTTTCTCCGCAGTGATTCTCGGCATGCCGGTCCGCGTGGCTGTTTTCGTGGGGCTTGCCCTCGCCCAGATCGGGGAGTTCTCCTTCGTGCTCGCGAAAAGTGCTCTTGGCTCCAACCTGATTGGCACCGGTCCGTACCAGTACTTCCTTGCAAGCGCCATCATCACTATGGCTTTGACGCCATTCCTGATGAGTACGGCAAAACCCCTCACCGGCCTCATCTTCCGGATCTTCCCGTCACTCAAACAGGTGCACGAGACTGAAGCGGGAGAGATAAAACCGGATGAGAGACCAGCCAATCATATCGTTATCGTCGGCTATGGAATGACGGGGAAAAGTGTTGCACGGGCAGCGGAACTGGCCGCTATTCCCTATACGGTTATTGACCTTGACCCGGAAGTTGTCGAACGGGAACACACGCCGGGGGGCTGCCGGAACATCATCTTTGGCGATGCCATCCATGAAGAGATCCTCGAACATGCCGGTATCCGCAAAGCCCGGGCGCTCGTTGTTGTCATATCGGAACAGAACGTTGTACCGGCAATCATCCATCTTGCCCGATCTCTTGCCCCGGACCTCTACATTATCGTCCGGACCCGCCATGTCAGCGAGGTGCAGCATCTTCTGGACATTGGTGCCGATGAAGTGATTCCGGAAGAGTTTGAGACATCAGTGAGCATTTTTGCCTGTGTTCTTGCCAAATATGCCATGGCAGAGAACGAGATCGATTTGCTGACCAAAAAAATCCGGCAGAGCGGGCACCAGGGGTTCAACCGGGCAACCGCTCCCTGTCTGAACGGCAGGGAGATTCCCTCTGAATTATCCGCGGATCTTCGTATCCACACGGCTACGATTGCAGCCGGTTCCCCGCTTATCGGGAAGACCCTCAAAGAGCTTGATACCCGGAACCGGTATACCATCATGATACTTGCAATCCGGCGCGGAGATGTGACGATTACTTCTCCCGAACCGGATTTTCAGCTGGAATCCGAAGATCTCCTGGTCCTGAATGCCACTGATGATGGTTTCCGGCAATTCCGGTCAGAGGTTTTAGAGAAGAAATAA